From the genome of Biomphalaria glabrata chromosome 1, xgBioGlab47.1, whole genome shotgun sequence, one region includes:
- the LOC106054592 gene encoding catenin alpha-2-like isoform X3, protein MSLSPLSNQGSLQIKWNPKNLEIRTKSVEKTLEPLVTQVTTLVNQNGPSNKKKGRSKKAHVLSAAVQRATENFIYQGEQIAHDYPEVENDMLAAIEEVRKTGEAMDEASQEFAADPCSSAKRGAMVRAARALLSAVTRLLILADMVDVHLLLKSLQSVEGDLDSILNATSQQDLMNAFRDFGRDMAELTDRAARRQADLKDPRRREELAAARALLKKNSMVLLTTSKAYVRHPELAAARSNRDYAYKQVCDAVNTISDVAQASGQSDVHPYEGPGELAAALDELDRKIIMDPLSYNEVRSRPSLEERVESIISGAALMADSSCTRDDRRERIVQECNAVRQALQDLLTEYMNNCGKPKNVNKAGKKERSEELEQAVDNMTKKTRDLRRQLRKAVVDHVSDTFLETNVPLLVLIEAAKAGDERGVEEYAQVFMEHASKLVEVANLACSMSNSEEGVKLVRMAASEIDNLCSQVINAARVLAARPRSKAAQENMDVFKEAWEKQVRLLTEAVDDITTIHDFLAVSENHILEDVNKCVIALQENDPDTLDRTAGAIRGRSARVCNVVAAEMENYEPGQYTERVMEAVMELRDQIMPHFAEKVELAVDALNSSPTRDVDENQFIEASRLVYDGVREIRQAVLASRTDYDDSDSELYENDDYTYAPSSVADHDDYYGKSDRALMRRLPEEEREVILQQVEQFRKEKALLDIEVAKWDDSGNDIIVMAKQMCMIMMEMTDFTRGRGPLKSTMDVINAAKKISEHGTNLDKLATTIADQCPDSQSKKDLEAYLQRIALYCHQLNITSKVKADVQSVSGELIVSGLDSATSLIHAAKNLMNAVVLTVKACYVASTKYTKGSNKKPVVLWKMKAPAKKPLVRREDPNEIGAKVRKGAAVRAAIEPIKALSEFQEVDPDSYC, encoded by the exons ATGTCACTGAGCCCTTTATCAAATCAAGGCTCCTTACAGATTAAATGGAATCCAAAAAATTTAGAGATCAGGACAAAGTCAGTTGAAAAAACTTTGGAACCTTTGGTGACACag GTCACTACTCTAGTAAATCAAAATGGGCCATCTAACAAGAAAAAAGGCAGATCAAAGAAAGCCCATGTTCTTAGTGCTGCAGTCCAGAGAGCCACTGAAAATTTCATCTATCAAGGAGAACAAATAGCTCATGATTACCCTGAAGTAGAAAATGATATGTTGGCTGCCATTGAAGAAGTCAGAAAAACAG GAGAAGCTATGGATGAAGCCTCTCAAGAATTTGCTGCAGATCCCTGTTCATCAGCTAAGAGAGGTGCTATGGTGCGAGCAGCAAGAGCCCTTTTGTCAGCAGTTACAAGACTTTTGATTTTAGCTGATATGGTGGATGTGCATTTATTGCTCAAATCACTGCAATCA GTTGAAGGAGATTTAGACAGCATACTAAATGCAACTAGTCAGCAAGATCTTATGAATGCTTTCAGGGATTTTGGAAGAGATATGGCAGAACTGACAGACAGAGCTGCTAGACGGCAAGCA GATTTGAAAGATCCTCGTAGACGAGAAGAGTTGGCAGCAGCAAGGGCTTTACTAAAGAAGAATAGTATGGTCTTACTGACAACTTCTAAG GCCTATGTGAGACATCCAGAATTAGCTGCTGCCCGTTCAAATCGTGACTATGCCTATAAGCAAGTGTGTGATGCTGTGAACACTATTTCAGATGTAGCTCAAGCCTCTGGTCAGTCTGATGTGCACCCATATGAAGGACCTGGTGAATTGGCTGCAGCCTTAGATGAACTTGAT CGCAAGATAATCATGGACCCTTTGTCATATAATGAAGTCAGAAGTAGGCCGTCACTCGAGGAGCGTGTTGAAAGTATTATCAGTGGGGCTGCTTTGATGGCTGACTCCTCCTGCACTAGAGATGACAGGAGAGAAAGAATAGTACAAGAGTGTAATGCAGTCAGGCAAGCACTCCAGGACCTACTGACAGAGTACATGAACAAT TGTGGGAAACCTAAGAATGTAAATAAG GCTGGTAAAAAGGAAAGAAGTGAAGAACTTGAACAAGCTGTCGACAATATGACAAAAAAGACCAGAGACTTGAGGCGACAG TTGCGCAAAGCTGTTGTTGATCATGTGTCTGATACATTCCTGGAGACCAATGTTCCTTTACTTGTTCTTATTGAAGCAGCCAAAGCTGGAGATGAAAGGGGAGTTGAGGAATATGCACAAGTGTTTATGGAACATGCCAGCAAACTAGTCGAG gTTGCTAACCTAGCCTGCTCCATGTCAAACAGTGAAGAAGGTGTGAAGCTAGTAAGAATGGCTGCATCAGAGATAGATAACCTATGTTCTCAG GTGATTAATGCGGCCAGAGTTTTGGCAGCTCGCCCTAGATCTAAAGCGGCTCAAGAGAACATGGATGTGTTTAAGGAAGCATGGGAAAAACAGGTGCGCCTTCTAACAGAGGCTGTGGATGACATAACAACCATTCATGACTTTTTGGCTGTTTCTG aaaatCACATTCTGGAAGATGTCAATAAATGTGTCATCGCCCTTCAGGAAAATGACCCTGATACCCTTGACAGAACAGCCGGAGCTATCAGAGGACGATCTGCTAGAGTGTGTAATGTGGTGGCAGCTGAAATGGAGAACTATGAGCCAGGACAATATACAGAGAGAGTAATGGAAGCAGTAATGGAGCTTAGAGATCAAA TAATGCCACATTTTGCTGAAAAAGTTGAGTTGGCTGTTGATGCTCTTAACTCTAGTCCAACTAGAGATGTGGATGAGAATCAGTTTATTGAAGCTTCACGTCTGGTTTATGATGGTGTAAGAGAGATTCGCCAAGCAGTACTGGCTAGCAGG ACTGACTATGATGACTCAGACAGTGAATTGTATGAGAATGATGACTACACTTATGCTCCTT CAAGTGTGGCAGACCATGATGATTACTATGGAAAGAGTGATCGAGCCTTGATGAGAAGGCTACCAGAAGAGGAAAGGGAGGTCATTCTACAACAGGTAGAACAGTTTAGGAAAGAAAAAGCTTTGCTAGATATTGAAGTAGCCAAATGGGATGACAGTGGTAATGACATCATAGTTATGGCCAAGCAGATGTGTATGATCATGATGGAAATGACAGACTTCACTAG GGGAAGAGGACCATTGAAGAGCACAATGGATGTAATAAATGCCGCTAAGAAAATATCTGAGCATGGAACAAATCTCGACAAACTGGCAACAACAATTGCTGATCag TGTCCAGATTCACAGTCCAAAAAAGATCTTGAGGCTTACCTGCAGCGTATAGCTCTGTACTGTCATCAGCTAAATATAACCAGTAAAGTCAAGGCTGATGTCCAAAGTGTCAGTGGAGAATTGATAGTCTCAGGG TTGGACAGTGCTACATCGCTTATTCATGCGGCCAAGAATTTAATGAATGCTGTCGTGCTAACTGTAAAGGCTTGTTACGTAGCTTCTACTAAG TACACCAAGGGATCAAAT AAAAAGCCAGTGGTCTTATGGAAGATGAAAGCACCTGCTAAGAAGCCATTGGTCAGACGGGAAGATCCCAATGAAATTGGGGCCAAAGTTAGGAAAGGAGCTGCTGTGAGAGCTGCCATTGAGCCCATCAAGGCACTCAGTGAGTTCCAGGAAGTGGATCCCGACAGCTACTGTTAA
- the LOC106054592 gene encoding catenin alpha-2-like isoform X4: MSLSPLSNQGSLQIKWNPKNLEIRTKSVEKTLEPLVTQVTTLVNQNGPSNKKKGRSKKAHVLSAAVQRATENFIYQGEQIAHDYPEVENDMLAAIEEVRKTGEAMDEASQEFAADPCSSAKRGAMVRAARALLSAVTRLLILADMVDVHLLLKSLQSVEGDLDSILNATSQQDLMNAFRDFGRDMAELTDRAARRQADLKDPRRREELAAARALLKKNSMVLLTTSKAYVRHPELAAARSNRDYAYKQVCDAVNTISDVAQASGQSDVHPYEGPGELAAALDELDRKIIMDPLSYNEVRSRPSLEERVESIISGAALMADSSCTRDDRRERIVQECNAVRQALQDLLTEYMNNAGKKERSEELEQAVDNMTKKTRDLRRQLRKAVVDHVSDTFLETNVPLLVLIEAAKAGDERGVEEYAQVFMEHASKLVEVANLACSMSNSEEGVKLVRMAASEIDNLCSQVINAARVLAARPRSKAAQENMDVFKEAWEKQVRLLTEAVDDITTIHDFLAVSENHILEDVNKCVIALQENDPDTLDRTAGAIRGRSARVCNVVAAEMENYEPGQYTERVMEAVMELRDQIMPHFAEKVELAVDALNSSPTRDVDENQFIEASRLVYDGVREIRQAVLASRTDYDDSDSELYENDDYTYAPSSVADHDDYYGKSDRALMRRLPEEEREVILQQVEQFRKEKALLDIEVAKWDDSGNDIIVMAKQMCMIMMEMTDFTRGRGPLKSTMDVINAAKKISEHGTNLDKLATTIADQCPDSQSKKDLEAYLQRIALYCHQLNITSKVKADVQSVSGELIVSGLDSATSLIHAAKNLMNAVVLTVKACYVASTKYTKGSNKKPVVLWKMKAPAKKPLVRREDPNEIGAKVRKGAAVRAAIEPIKALSEFQEVDPDSYC; this comes from the exons ATGTCACTGAGCCCTTTATCAAATCAAGGCTCCTTACAGATTAAATGGAATCCAAAAAATTTAGAGATCAGGACAAAGTCAGTTGAAAAAACTTTGGAACCTTTGGTGACACag GTCACTACTCTAGTAAATCAAAATGGGCCATCTAACAAGAAAAAAGGCAGATCAAAGAAAGCCCATGTTCTTAGTGCTGCAGTCCAGAGAGCCACTGAAAATTTCATCTATCAAGGAGAACAAATAGCTCATGATTACCCTGAAGTAGAAAATGATATGTTGGCTGCCATTGAAGAAGTCAGAAAAACAG GAGAAGCTATGGATGAAGCCTCTCAAGAATTTGCTGCAGATCCCTGTTCATCAGCTAAGAGAGGTGCTATGGTGCGAGCAGCAAGAGCCCTTTTGTCAGCAGTTACAAGACTTTTGATTTTAGCTGATATGGTGGATGTGCATTTATTGCTCAAATCACTGCAATCA GTTGAAGGAGATTTAGACAGCATACTAAATGCAACTAGTCAGCAAGATCTTATGAATGCTTTCAGGGATTTTGGAAGAGATATGGCAGAACTGACAGACAGAGCTGCTAGACGGCAAGCA GATTTGAAAGATCCTCGTAGACGAGAAGAGTTGGCAGCAGCAAGGGCTTTACTAAAGAAGAATAGTATGGTCTTACTGACAACTTCTAAG GCCTATGTGAGACATCCAGAATTAGCTGCTGCCCGTTCAAATCGTGACTATGCCTATAAGCAAGTGTGTGATGCTGTGAACACTATTTCAGATGTAGCTCAAGCCTCTGGTCAGTCTGATGTGCACCCATATGAAGGACCTGGTGAATTGGCTGCAGCCTTAGATGAACTTGAT CGCAAGATAATCATGGACCCTTTGTCATATAATGAAGTCAGAAGTAGGCCGTCACTCGAGGAGCGTGTTGAAAGTATTATCAGTGGGGCTGCTTTGATGGCTGACTCCTCCTGCACTAGAGATGACAGGAGAGAAAGAATAGTACAAGAGTGTAATGCAGTCAGGCAAGCACTCCAGGACCTACTGACAGAGTACATGAACAAT GCTGGTAAAAAGGAAAGAAGTGAAGAACTTGAACAAGCTGTCGACAATATGACAAAAAAGACCAGAGACTTGAGGCGACAG TTGCGCAAAGCTGTTGTTGATCATGTGTCTGATACATTCCTGGAGACCAATGTTCCTTTACTTGTTCTTATTGAAGCAGCCAAAGCTGGAGATGAAAGGGGAGTTGAGGAATATGCACAAGTGTTTATGGAACATGCCAGCAAACTAGTCGAG gTTGCTAACCTAGCCTGCTCCATGTCAAACAGTGAAGAAGGTGTGAAGCTAGTAAGAATGGCTGCATCAGAGATAGATAACCTATGTTCTCAG GTGATTAATGCGGCCAGAGTTTTGGCAGCTCGCCCTAGATCTAAAGCGGCTCAAGAGAACATGGATGTGTTTAAGGAAGCATGGGAAAAACAGGTGCGCCTTCTAACAGAGGCTGTGGATGACATAACAACCATTCATGACTTTTTGGCTGTTTCTG aaaatCACATTCTGGAAGATGTCAATAAATGTGTCATCGCCCTTCAGGAAAATGACCCTGATACCCTTGACAGAACAGCCGGAGCTATCAGAGGACGATCTGCTAGAGTGTGTAATGTGGTGGCAGCTGAAATGGAGAACTATGAGCCAGGACAATATACAGAGAGAGTAATGGAAGCAGTAATGGAGCTTAGAGATCAAA TAATGCCACATTTTGCTGAAAAAGTTGAGTTGGCTGTTGATGCTCTTAACTCTAGTCCAACTAGAGATGTGGATGAGAATCAGTTTATTGAAGCTTCACGTCTGGTTTATGATGGTGTAAGAGAGATTCGCCAAGCAGTACTGGCTAGCAGG ACTGACTATGATGACTCAGACAGTGAATTGTATGAGAATGATGACTACACTTATGCTCCTT CAAGTGTGGCAGACCATGATGATTACTATGGAAAGAGTGATCGAGCCTTGATGAGAAGGCTACCAGAAGAGGAAAGGGAGGTCATTCTACAACAGGTAGAACAGTTTAGGAAAGAAAAAGCTTTGCTAGATATTGAAGTAGCCAAATGGGATGACAGTGGTAATGACATCATAGTTATGGCCAAGCAGATGTGTATGATCATGATGGAAATGACAGACTTCACTAG GGGAAGAGGACCATTGAAGAGCACAATGGATGTAATAAATGCCGCTAAGAAAATATCTGAGCATGGAACAAATCTCGACAAACTGGCAACAACAATTGCTGATCag TGTCCAGATTCACAGTCCAAAAAAGATCTTGAGGCTTACCTGCAGCGTATAGCTCTGTACTGTCATCAGCTAAATATAACCAGTAAAGTCAAGGCTGATGTCCAAAGTGTCAGTGGAGAATTGATAGTCTCAGGG TTGGACAGTGCTACATCGCTTATTCATGCGGCCAAGAATTTAATGAATGCTGTCGTGCTAACTGTAAAGGCTTGTTACGTAGCTTCTACTAAG TACACCAAGGGATCAAAT AAAAAGCCAGTGGTCTTATGGAAGATGAAAGCACCTGCTAAGAAGCCATTGGTCAGACGGGAAGATCCCAATGAAATTGGGGCCAAAGTTAGGAAAGGAGCTGCTGTGAGAGCTGCCATTGAGCCCATCAAGGCACTCAGTGAGTTCCAGGAAGTGGATCCCGACAGCTACTGTTAA
- the LOC106054592 gene encoding catenin alpha-2-like isoform X1, with the protein MSLSPLSNQGSLQIKWNPKNLEIRTKSVEKTLEPLVTQVTTLVNQNGPSNKKKGRSKKAHVLSAAVQRATENFIYQGEQIAHDYPEVENDMLAAIEEVRKTGEAMDEASQEFAADPCSSAKRGAMVRAARALLSAVTRLLILADMVDVHLLLKSLQSVEGDLDSILNATSQQDLMNAFRDFGRDMAELTDRAARRQADLKDPRRREELAAARALLKKNSMVLLTTSKAYVRHPELAAARSNRDYAYKQVCDAVNTISDVAQASGQSDVHPYEGPGELAAALDELDRKIIMDPLSYNEVRSRPSLEERVESIISGAALMADSSCTRDDRRERIVQECNAVRQALQDLLTEYMNNCGKPKNVNKAGKKERSEELEQAVDNMTKKTRDLRRQLRKAVVDHVSDTFLETNVPLLVLIEAAKAGDERGVEEYAQVFMEHASKLVEVANLACSMSNSEEGVKLVRMAASEIDNLCSQVINAARVLAARPRSKAAQENMDVFKEAWEKQVRLLTEAVDDITTIHDFLAVSENHILEDVNKCVIALQENDPDTLDRTAGAIRGRSARVCNVVAAEMENYEPGQYTERVMEAVMELRDQIMPHFAEKVELAVDALNSSPTRDVDENQFIEASRLVYDGVREIRQAVLASRTDYDDSDSELYENDDYTYAPSSVADHDDYYGKSDRALMRRLPEEEREVILQQVEQFRKEKALLDIEVAKWDDSGNDIIVMAKQMCMIMMEMTDFTRGRGPLKSTMDVINAAKKISEHGTNLDKLATTIADQCPDSQSKKDLEAYLQRIALYCHQLNITSKVKADVQSVSGELIVSGGKNILDIVRARKLDSATSLIHAAKNLMNAVVLTVKACYVASTKYTKGSNKKPVVLWKMKAPAKKPLVRREDPNEIGAKVRKGAAVRAAIEPIKALSEFQEVDPDSYC; encoded by the exons ATGTCACTGAGCCCTTTATCAAATCAAGGCTCCTTACAGATTAAATGGAATCCAAAAAATTTAGAGATCAGGACAAAGTCAGTTGAAAAAACTTTGGAACCTTTGGTGACACag GTCACTACTCTAGTAAATCAAAATGGGCCATCTAACAAGAAAAAAGGCAGATCAAAGAAAGCCCATGTTCTTAGTGCTGCAGTCCAGAGAGCCACTGAAAATTTCATCTATCAAGGAGAACAAATAGCTCATGATTACCCTGAAGTAGAAAATGATATGTTGGCTGCCATTGAAGAAGTCAGAAAAACAG GAGAAGCTATGGATGAAGCCTCTCAAGAATTTGCTGCAGATCCCTGTTCATCAGCTAAGAGAGGTGCTATGGTGCGAGCAGCAAGAGCCCTTTTGTCAGCAGTTACAAGACTTTTGATTTTAGCTGATATGGTGGATGTGCATTTATTGCTCAAATCACTGCAATCA GTTGAAGGAGATTTAGACAGCATACTAAATGCAACTAGTCAGCAAGATCTTATGAATGCTTTCAGGGATTTTGGAAGAGATATGGCAGAACTGACAGACAGAGCTGCTAGACGGCAAGCA GATTTGAAAGATCCTCGTAGACGAGAAGAGTTGGCAGCAGCAAGGGCTTTACTAAAGAAGAATAGTATGGTCTTACTGACAACTTCTAAG GCCTATGTGAGACATCCAGAATTAGCTGCTGCCCGTTCAAATCGTGACTATGCCTATAAGCAAGTGTGTGATGCTGTGAACACTATTTCAGATGTAGCTCAAGCCTCTGGTCAGTCTGATGTGCACCCATATGAAGGACCTGGTGAATTGGCTGCAGCCTTAGATGAACTTGAT CGCAAGATAATCATGGACCCTTTGTCATATAATGAAGTCAGAAGTAGGCCGTCACTCGAGGAGCGTGTTGAAAGTATTATCAGTGGGGCTGCTTTGATGGCTGACTCCTCCTGCACTAGAGATGACAGGAGAGAAAGAATAGTACAAGAGTGTAATGCAGTCAGGCAAGCACTCCAGGACCTACTGACAGAGTACATGAACAAT TGTGGGAAACCTAAGAATGTAAATAAG GCTGGTAAAAAGGAAAGAAGTGAAGAACTTGAACAAGCTGTCGACAATATGACAAAAAAGACCAGAGACTTGAGGCGACAG TTGCGCAAAGCTGTTGTTGATCATGTGTCTGATACATTCCTGGAGACCAATGTTCCTTTACTTGTTCTTATTGAAGCAGCCAAAGCTGGAGATGAAAGGGGAGTTGAGGAATATGCACAAGTGTTTATGGAACATGCCAGCAAACTAGTCGAG gTTGCTAACCTAGCCTGCTCCATGTCAAACAGTGAAGAAGGTGTGAAGCTAGTAAGAATGGCTGCATCAGAGATAGATAACCTATGTTCTCAG GTGATTAATGCGGCCAGAGTTTTGGCAGCTCGCCCTAGATCTAAAGCGGCTCAAGAGAACATGGATGTGTTTAAGGAAGCATGGGAAAAACAGGTGCGCCTTCTAACAGAGGCTGTGGATGACATAACAACCATTCATGACTTTTTGGCTGTTTCTG aaaatCACATTCTGGAAGATGTCAATAAATGTGTCATCGCCCTTCAGGAAAATGACCCTGATACCCTTGACAGAACAGCCGGAGCTATCAGAGGACGATCTGCTAGAGTGTGTAATGTGGTGGCAGCTGAAATGGAGAACTATGAGCCAGGACAATATACAGAGAGAGTAATGGAAGCAGTAATGGAGCTTAGAGATCAAA TAATGCCACATTTTGCTGAAAAAGTTGAGTTGGCTGTTGATGCTCTTAACTCTAGTCCAACTAGAGATGTGGATGAGAATCAGTTTATTGAAGCTTCACGTCTGGTTTATGATGGTGTAAGAGAGATTCGCCAAGCAGTACTGGCTAGCAGG ACTGACTATGATGACTCAGACAGTGAATTGTATGAGAATGATGACTACACTTATGCTCCTT CAAGTGTGGCAGACCATGATGATTACTATGGAAAGAGTGATCGAGCCTTGATGAGAAGGCTACCAGAAGAGGAAAGGGAGGTCATTCTACAACAGGTAGAACAGTTTAGGAAAGAAAAAGCTTTGCTAGATATTGAAGTAGCCAAATGGGATGACAGTGGTAATGACATCATAGTTATGGCCAAGCAGATGTGTATGATCATGATGGAAATGACAGACTTCACTAG GGGAAGAGGACCATTGAAGAGCACAATGGATGTAATAAATGCCGCTAAGAAAATATCTGAGCATGGAACAAATCTCGACAAACTGGCAACAACAATTGCTGATCag TGTCCAGATTCACAGTCCAAAAAAGATCTTGAGGCTTACCTGCAGCGTATAGCTCTGTACTGTCATCAGCTAAATATAACCAGTAAAGTCAAGGCTGATGTCCAAAGTGTCAGTGGAGAATTGATAGTCTCAGGG GGAAAAAACATATTAGACATTGTTCGTGCCAGAAAG TTGGACAGTGCTACATCGCTTATTCATGCGGCCAAGAATTTAATGAATGCTGTCGTGCTAACTGTAAAGGCTTGTTACGTAGCTTCTACTAAG TACACCAAGGGATCAAAT AAAAAGCCAGTGGTCTTATGGAAGATGAAAGCACCTGCTAAGAAGCCATTGGTCAGACGGGAAGATCCCAATGAAATTGGGGCCAAAGTTAGGAAAGGAGCTGCTGTGAGAGCTGCCATTGAGCCCATCAAGGCACTCAGTGAGTTCCAGGAAGTGGATCCCGACAGCTACTGTTAA
- the LOC106054592 gene encoding catenin alpha-2-like isoform X2, with protein sequence MSLSPLSNQGSLQIKWNPKNLEIRTKSVEKTLEPLVTQVTTLVNQNGPSNKKKGRSKKAHVLSAAVQRATENFIYQGEQIAHDYPEVENDMLAAIEEVRKTGEAMDEASQEFAADPCSSAKRGAMVRAARALLSAVTRLLILADMVDVHLLLKSLQSVEGDLDSILNATSQQDLMNAFRDFGRDMAELTDRAARRQADLKDPRRREELAAARALLKKNSMVLLTTSKAYVRHPELAAARSNRDYAYKQVCDAVNTISDVAQASGQSDVHPYEGPGELAAALDELDRKIIMDPLSYNEVRSRPSLEERVESIISGAALMADSSCTRDDRRERIVQECNAVRQALQDLLTEYMNNAGKKERSEELEQAVDNMTKKTRDLRRQLRKAVVDHVSDTFLETNVPLLVLIEAAKAGDERGVEEYAQVFMEHASKLVEVANLACSMSNSEEGVKLVRMAASEIDNLCSQVINAARVLAARPRSKAAQENMDVFKEAWEKQVRLLTEAVDDITTIHDFLAVSENHILEDVNKCVIALQENDPDTLDRTAGAIRGRSARVCNVVAAEMENYEPGQYTERVMEAVMELRDQIMPHFAEKVELAVDALNSSPTRDVDENQFIEASRLVYDGVREIRQAVLASRTDYDDSDSELYENDDYTYAPSSVADHDDYYGKSDRALMRRLPEEEREVILQQVEQFRKEKALLDIEVAKWDDSGNDIIVMAKQMCMIMMEMTDFTRGRGPLKSTMDVINAAKKISEHGTNLDKLATTIADQCPDSQSKKDLEAYLQRIALYCHQLNITSKVKADVQSVSGELIVSGGKNILDIVRARKLDSATSLIHAAKNLMNAVVLTVKACYVASTKYTKGSNKKPVVLWKMKAPAKKPLVRREDPNEIGAKVRKGAAVRAAIEPIKALSEFQEVDPDSYC encoded by the exons ATGTCACTGAGCCCTTTATCAAATCAAGGCTCCTTACAGATTAAATGGAATCCAAAAAATTTAGAGATCAGGACAAAGTCAGTTGAAAAAACTTTGGAACCTTTGGTGACACag GTCACTACTCTAGTAAATCAAAATGGGCCATCTAACAAGAAAAAAGGCAGATCAAAGAAAGCCCATGTTCTTAGTGCTGCAGTCCAGAGAGCCACTGAAAATTTCATCTATCAAGGAGAACAAATAGCTCATGATTACCCTGAAGTAGAAAATGATATGTTGGCTGCCATTGAAGAAGTCAGAAAAACAG GAGAAGCTATGGATGAAGCCTCTCAAGAATTTGCTGCAGATCCCTGTTCATCAGCTAAGAGAGGTGCTATGGTGCGAGCAGCAAGAGCCCTTTTGTCAGCAGTTACAAGACTTTTGATTTTAGCTGATATGGTGGATGTGCATTTATTGCTCAAATCACTGCAATCA GTTGAAGGAGATTTAGACAGCATACTAAATGCAACTAGTCAGCAAGATCTTATGAATGCTTTCAGGGATTTTGGAAGAGATATGGCAGAACTGACAGACAGAGCTGCTAGACGGCAAGCA GATTTGAAAGATCCTCGTAGACGAGAAGAGTTGGCAGCAGCAAGGGCTTTACTAAAGAAGAATAGTATGGTCTTACTGACAACTTCTAAG GCCTATGTGAGACATCCAGAATTAGCTGCTGCCCGTTCAAATCGTGACTATGCCTATAAGCAAGTGTGTGATGCTGTGAACACTATTTCAGATGTAGCTCAAGCCTCTGGTCAGTCTGATGTGCACCCATATGAAGGACCTGGTGAATTGGCTGCAGCCTTAGATGAACTTGAT CGCAAGATAATCATGGACCCTTTGTCATATAATGAAGTCAGAAGTAGGCCGTCACTCGAGGAGCGTGTTGAAAGTATTATCAGTGGGGCTGCTTTGATGGCTGACTCCTCCTGCACTAGAGATGACAGGAGAGAAAGAATAGTACAAGAGTGTAATGCAGTCAGGCAAGCACTCCAGGACCTACTGACAGAGTACATGAACAAT GCTGGTAAAAAGGAAAGAAGTGAAGAACTTGAACAAGCTGTCGACAATATGACAAAAAAGACCAGAGACTTGAGGCGACAG TTGCGCAAAGCTGTTGTTGATCATGTGTCTGATACATTCCTGGAGACCAATGTTCCTTTACTTGTTCTTATTGAAGCAGCCAAAGCTGGAGATGAAAGGGGAGTTGAGGAATATGCACAAGTGTTTATGGAACATGCCAGCAAACTAGTCGAG gTTGCTAACCTAGCCTGCTCCATGTCAAACAGTGAAGAAGGTGTGAAGCTAGTAAGAATGGCTGCATCAGAGATAGATAACCTATGTTCTCAG GTGATTAATGCGGCCAGAGTTTTGGCAGCTCGCCCTAGATCTAAAGCGGCTCAAGAGAACATGGATGTGTTTAAGGAAGCATGGGAAAAACAGGTGCGCCTTCTAACAGAGGCTGTGGATGACATAACAACCATTCATGACTTTTTGGCTGTTTCTG aaaatCACATTCTGGAAGATGTCAATAAATGTGTCATCGCCCTTCAGGAAAATGACCCTGATACCCTTGACAGAACAGCCGGAGCTATCAGAGGACGATCTGCTAGAGTGTGTAATGTGGTGGCAGCTGAAATGGAGAACTATGAGCCAGGACAATATACAGAGAGAGTAATGGAAGCAGTAATGGAGCTTAGAGATCAAA TAATGCCACATTTTGCTGAAAAAGTTGAGTTGGCTGTTGATGCTCTTAACTCTAGTCCAACTAGAGATGTGGATGAGAATCAGTTTATTGAAGCTTCACGTCTGGTTTATGATGGTGTAAGAGAGATTCGCCAAGCAGTACTGGCTAGCAGG ACTGACTATGATGACTCAGACAGTGAATTGTATGAGAATGATGACTACACTTATGCTCCTT CAAGTGTGGCAGACCATGATGATTACTATGGAAAGAGTGATCGAGCCTTGATGAGAAGGCTACCAGAAGAGGAAAGGGAGGTCATTCTACAACAGGTAGAACAGTTTAGGAAAGAAAAAGCTTTGCTAGATATTGAAGTAGCCAAATGGGATGACAGTGGTAATGACATCATAGTTATGGCCAAGCAGATGTGTATGATCATGATGGAAATGACAGACTTCACTAG GGGAAGAGGACCATTGAAGAGCACAATGGATGTAATAAATGCCGCTAAGAAAATATCTGAGCATGGAACAAATCTCGACAAACTGGCAACAACAATTGCTGATCag TGTCCAGATTCACAGTCCAAAAAAGATCTTGAGGCTTACCTGCAGCGTATAGCTCTGTACTGTCATCAGCTAAATATAACCAGTAAAGTCAAGGCTGATGTCCAAAGTGTCAGTGGAGAATTGATAGTCTCAGGG GGAAAAAACATATTAGACATTGTTCGTGCCAGAAAG TTGGACAGTGCTACATCGCTTATTCATGCGGCCAAGAATTTAATGAATGCTGTCGTGCTAACTGTAAAGGCTTGTTACGTAGCTTCTACTAAG TACACCAAGGGATCAAAT AAAAAGCCAGTGGTCTTATGGAAGATGAAAGCACCTGCTAAGAAGCCATTGGTCAGACGGGAAGATCCCAATGAAATTGGGGCCAAAGTTAGGAAAGGAGCTGCTGTGAGAGCTGCCATTGAGCCCATCAAGGCACTCAGTGAGTTCCAGGAAGTGGATCCCGACAGCTACTGTTAA